From Staphylococcus delphini, one genomic window encodes:
- a CDS encoding aminopeptidase, giving the protein MTTEKRLQQYAKLLVRVGMNVQQGQPVYIRTSVETVDFTRLIVKEAYAAGASDVRVKYEDPQVKPLTYENEPTSFFEQEVKDYDVDERMDYVNRGACMLALLSEDPDLLNGIASDKLKAAQRQYAKAFKPYMIAAQKNSFPWLVASYPSQAWANRVYPDLNDEEAMARFLEDILSIVRVDGNDPIENWEKHAQNLKARAAMLNEKAYTALHFVSEGTDLHIGLPKGHIWEEPMSYTEKGQGFIANIPTEEVFTAPDCNNVNGYVTNKLPLSYNGTIIDGFKLTFKEGAVVDFEAAQGAAVLADLLDTDEGARRLGEVALVPDDSPISNKNTIFFNTLFDENASCHIALGAAYAFNLQGGTEMTAEELKAHGLNDSLTHVDFMIGSSDLNIYGVLEDGTEEQVFKDGNWVN; this is encoded by the coding sequence ATGACAACTGAGAAACGATTACAACAATACGCTAAATTACTCGTACGTGTGGGGATGAATGTGCAACAAGGCCAACCTGTATACATTCGCACATCTGTAGAAACCGTGGACTTCACACGTTTAATTGTAAAAGAAGCTTATGCAGCGGGAGCCTCAGATGTAAGAGTGAAATATGAGGATCCTCAAGTTAAACCTCTAACATACGAAAATGAGCCGACTTCATTTTTTGAGCAAGAGGTTAAAGACTATGATGTAGACGAACGCATGGATTACGTGAACCGTGGTGCATGTATGTTAGCACTCTTATCAGAAGATCCAGATTTACTAAATGGCATTGCTTCTGACAAATTAAAGGCGGCACAACGTCAATATGCAAAAGCTTTTAAACCATATATGATTGCAGCACAAAAAAATAGTTTCCCGTGGCTTGTCGCAAGTTATCCTTCTCAAGCATGGGCAAACCGTGTGTATCCTGACTTAAATGATGAAGAAGCGATGGCGCGATTTTTAGAAGATATTTTAAGCATTGTACGCGTCGATGGCAATGACCCAATCGAAAACTGGGAAAAACATGCGCAAAACTTAAAAGCACGTGCAGCGATGTTAAACGAAAAAGCTTATACAGCGCTTCATTTCGTTTCAGAAGGGACAGACTTACATATTGGCTTACCGAAAGGCCATATTTGGGAAGAACCGATGAGCTATACAGAAAAAGGACAAGGCTTTATTGCTAACATTCCAACTGAAGAAGTGTTCACTGCACCAGATTGCAACAACGTCAACGGCTATGTCACAAATAAATTACCGCTCAGTTATAACGGCACCATTATTGACGGTTTCAAATTAACGTTTAAAGAGGGTGCTGTCGTTGATTTTGAAGCGGCACAAGGAGCAGCGGTGTTAGCAGACTTACTAGACACGGACGAAGGGGCACGTCGTTTAGGAGAGGTCGCATTAGTGCCAGATGATTCACCGATTTCAAATAAAAACACGATTTTCTTTAATACATTATTTGATGAAAATGCATCATGTCATATCGCGTTAGGTGCCGCATATGCGTTTAATTTGCAAGGTGGGACTGAAATGACGGCTGAAGAACTGAAAGCCCATGGTTTGAATGATTCATTAACACATGTGGACTTTATGATTGGTAGTAGTGACCTTAATATTTACGGTGTACTTGAAGATGGGACAGAAGAACAAGTATTTAAAGACGGAAATTGGGTCAATTAA
- a CDS encoding pyruvate oxidase, whose translation MGKVKANMALVRALKAWDIDHVYGIPGDSIDAVVDGLKAAENDIDFIHVRHEEVASLAAAAYTKLTGKIAVSLAIGGPGAIHLLNGMYDAKMDNVPQLVLSGQADSHKLGTKAFQEVDLPKLFEDVAVYNYQLKDSDATRIFEIVDEAIRTAYREKGVAVLTLPNNILNTKVEDNFPTEVEPYVPERRQPLNHEIQRAAQLFNESKRPVILVGKGTDHAKAEVREFIEKGKIPTIVTLPSKTIVGDDHPYNLGNLGKIGSKPSYQAMQNADLLILAGTNYPYVDYLPKKNIPAIQIDENPEAIGHRFDVDAPIVGDSQLALRALTDAIQPVEKRLFLNEMLDHRETWKGWMTEDKNNDATPIRPERLMDAINKVMTDDTVIAADVGTSTVWSTRYLNLGVNNHFIISSWLGTMGCALPTAIASRIAFPGRQVIGITGDGAFEMVMQDFSTAVQYNLPMVLFVLNNSELSFIKYEQQEAGELEYGIDFSDIDFAKFAEACGGVGYTLKDPKDIDSIVQTAVQQHKPTIVNVYVDKNAAPLPGKIVPEQAMNYAKWAYRSLTEDRKFIFNEMPSLTTAVRRFL comes from the coding sequence ATGGGAAAAGTAAAAGCAAATATGGCTTTAGTAAGAGCGTTAAAGGCATGGGATATTGACCATGTCTATGGGATTCCAGGTGACTCTATCGATGCTGTTGTCGATGGATTAAAAGCAGCTGAAAACGACATTGACTTTATTCACGTACGTCACGAAGAAGTCGCAAGTCTTGCAGCAGCCGCTTATACTAAATTAACTGGTAAAATTGCAGTCTCACTTGCAATCGGTGGACCTGGTGCCATCCATTTGTTAAACGGGATGTATGATGCGAAAATGGACAATGTGCCACAACTTGTATTATCAGGACAAGCAGACAGTCATAAACTTGGCACAAAAGCATTCCAAGAAGTGGACTTACCAAAATTATTTGAAGATGTTGCAGTTTACAACTATCAATTGAAAGACAGCGATGCGACACGTATTTTCGAAATTGTTGACGAAGCGATTCGTACCGCATACCGTGAAAAAGGGGTTGCAGTGCTGACTTTACCAAACAATATTTTAAATACAAAAGTTGAGGACAATTTCCCTACAGAAGTTGAACCTTATGTACCAGAACGTCGTCAGCCTTTAAATCACGAAATTCAACGTGCTGCACAATTATTTAATGAAAGTAAGCGCCCTGTCATTTTAGTCGGTAAAGGGACAGACCATGCGAAAGCAGAAGTGCGTGAATTCATTGAAAAAGGTAAGATTCCAACTATCGTGACGTTGCCATCGAAAACGATTGTAGGCGATGACCATCCTTATAATCTCGGTAACCTCGGTAAAATTGGCTCAAAACCTTCTTACCAAGCTATGCAAAATGCGGACTTGCTTATTTTAGCAGGCACGAACTATCCGTATGTGGATTATTTACCGAAGAAAAACATTCCAGCGATTCAAATCGATGAAAATCCAGAAGCTATCGGTCACCGCTTCGATGTCGATGCACCTATCGTTGGGGACAGTCAATTGGCATTACGCGCATTGACAGACGCAATTCAACCTGTCGAAAAACGATTATTCTTGAATGAAATGTTAGACCATCGTGAGACTTGGAAAGGTTGGATGACTGAAGATAAAAATAATGATGCTACACCAATCCGTCCTGAACGATTGATGGATGCGATAAATAAAGTCATGACTGATGATACGGTCATTGCAGCTGACGTGGGTACATCAACTGTATGGTCAACACGTTACTTGAATTTAGGTGTGAACAACCACTTCATCATTTCAAGCTGGCTCGGTACAATGGGTTGTGCCCTTCCAACAGCTATCGCATCACGTATCGCCTTCCCTGGCCGCCAAGTCATCGGTATTACAGGTGACGGTGCGTTCGAAATGGTCATGCAAGACTTTTCAACAGCGGTACAATACAATTTACCAATGGTGTTGTTCGTCCTTAATAATAGCGAACTGTCATTTATTAAATATGAACAACAAGAAGCAGGTGAATTAGAGTACGGTATTGACTTTAGTGATATTGACTTCGCGAAATTTGCAGAAGCTTGTGGCGGTGTCGGTTACACATTAAAAGATCCGAAAGACATCGATTCAATCGTACAAACAGCAGTACAACAACACAAACCGACAATCGTTAATGTGTATGTAGATAAAAATGCTGCACCACTTCCAGGTAAAATCGTACCTGAACAAGCGATGAATTATGCAAAATGGGCATACCGTAGCTTAACAGAAGACCGCAAATTTATCTTTAATGAAATGCCATCATTAACAACTGCAGTAAGACGTTTCTTATAA
- the sgtB gene encoding monofunctional peptidoglycan glycosyltransferase SgtB translates to MKRRDRITKQSKHTPHNEPHHNTYYQPVGQPPKKQKPRRIFRTFLLLIVLAGALFIGAMYLMAQRADIDELKSIEQKSSYVSAAQMPDYTKGAFIAVEDRRFYKHSGVDYRGSLRAIFASVRDRDRLQGGSTITQQLAKNYYYDNQQTVTRKLKEMFVAKRIERHYDKDEILSYYMNNIYYGDNHYTIESAANGYFGVTTNEQNYTLPHITVLQSAILASKVNAPSVYNVNDMSPSFINRTKMTLEKMKQQEFINEQQYTEALQQLGA, encoded by the coding sequence ATGAAAAGAAGAGACCGAATAACCAAGCAGTCCAAGCATACACCGCACAATGAGCCGCATCACAATACGTATTATCAACCTGTCGGACAACCGCCGAAGAAACAAAAACCACGTCGCATTTTTCGCACATTTTTGTTGCTGATTGTTTTAGCAGGAGCATTATTTATTGGCGCGATGTATTTGATGGCTCAACGCGCTGACATAGATGAATTAAAAAGTATTGAACAAAAAAGCAGTTATGTCAGTGCTGCCCAAATGCCTGATTACACAAAGGGGGCATTTATTGCTGTAGAAGATCGTCGTTTTTACAAACATTCAGGTGTAGATTATCGAGGAAGTTTACGTGCGATTTTTGCATCGGTACGTGATCGTGATCGTCTGCAAGGTGGGAGTACGATTACACAGCAACTTGCCAAAAACTATTATTATGACAATCAACAGACCGTGACGCGTAAGTTAAAAGAAATGTTTGTCGCAAAACGGATTGAACGCCATTACGACAAAGATGAAATTTTGAGTTATTATATGAATAATATTTACTACGGTGACAACCATTATACAATTGAATCTGCTGCGAATGGTTATTTTGGTGTTACAACAAATGAACAAAATTATACATTACCGCATATTACAGTATTACAAAGTGCGATATTAGCAAGTAAGGTGAATGCGCCTTCTGTGTACAATGTGAATGACATGTCTCCTTCATTTATTAATCGTACGAAAATGACGTTAGAAAAAATGAAGCAACAAGAATTTATTAATGAACAACAATATACTGAAGCGTTGCAACAACTTGGTGCTTAA
- a CDS encoding DUF1128 family protein: MSKTIEEMIIEIRDRLNLVNPGLIDPENYSENDREDIEDIHAFVTSKRDFTPREMTGITEALGDIRK; this comes from the coding sequence ATGTCAAAAACTATTGAAGAAATGATTATAGAAATACGCGATCGTTTGAATTTAGTGAACCCCGGATTAATTGATCCTGAAAACTATAGTGAAAATGATCGTGAAGATATAGAAGATATACATGCGTTTGTCACTTCGAAACGTGACTTTACACCACGTGAAATGACAGGTATTACTGAAGCATTAGGTGATATTCGCAAGTAA
- a CDS encoding ATP-binding cassette domain-containing protein, with protein sequence MGSSIVLKMINVTHYYRNQKKQNVLKPFSYQPEDIELNNISLHIYEGEALGIIGEAESSKSLIGEILAGTVEPDKGRIARAASMFYANMNQKSVENILVMDYVKDVIQLYPYDAPEHKATQVIKYAHLEAVQDQRVKDLTDAQYAQLLFSLARASEAKIVILSHILSDLDEGFFEKAKVMVEDYIDREWTWIAIDNDVEKVKAVSNYLAWISHGQVRKEGSIKQVLPYFLSHQRDMASLTTAEEREHFDEDWKRSRSRMPELTYNFRRIERYRHAQPPAFLSRIWTWLALFFLGMCMASVLIFTNLGKIASTPLVTQATISKSTSDPYVDKLAYGIVNDSEMTITPTDNKGKAVQLPHYAVASITGENKTTYRIEVDGKSYKANKDKFLYLNPAALYKEVDRKQLEPYMKDNYINYVDYFNSALHKSHKKVNETLVPEHEQRFVEPIVEQPISMLFDDRDHLIGFTFPIVKQDKFKDEFNIKTDIWMSKTDSGYFIADLKHSKWIYIEL encoded by the coding sequence ATGGGTAGTTCAATTGTCTTGAAGATGATTAATGTCACACATTATTATCGTAATCAAAAAAAGCAAAATGTGCTTAAACCTTTTAGTTATCAACCAGAAGATATTGAGTTGAACAACATTTCTCTACATATTTATGAAGGTGAAGCGTTAGGGATTATCGGTGAGGCTGAATCATCAAAATCATTAATTGGTGAAATTTTAGCTGGGACTGTCGAACCCGATAAAGGAAGAATCGCACGTGCAGCATCAATGTTTTATGCGAATATGAATCAAAAATCAGTTGAAAATATTTTAGTGATGGACTATGTAAAAGATGTCATTCAACTGTATCCTTACGATGCACCTGAACATAAAGCGACACAAGTGATTAAGTATGCCCATTTAGAAGCTGTGCAAGATCAACGGGTCAAAGATTTAACAGATGCACAATATGCGCAGTTGTTATTCAGCTTAGCACGCGCATCAGAAGCAAAAATTGTCATTCTAAGTCATATATTGAGTGATTTAGATGAAGGGTTTTTTGAAAAAGCAAAAGTGATGGTAGAAGATTATATCGACCGCGAATGGACTTGGATTGCGATTGACAATGATGTCGAAAAAGTGAAAGCAGTGAGCAACTATTTAGCATGGATTTCACACGGTCAAGTGCGTAAAGAAGGTTCGATTAAACAAGTATTGCCTTATTTTCTATCACATCAACGGGATATGGCATCGTTAACAACAGCGGAAGAACGGGAACACTTTGATGAAGACTGGAAGCGGAGTCGTTCACGCATGCCAGAACTTACATATAATTTTAGACGGATTGAACGTTATCGCCACGCACAACCACCAGCCTTTTTATCGCGAATATGGACATGGTTGGCACTGTTTTTTCTTGGCATGTGTATGGCAAGTGTATTGATTTTTACCAACTTAGGCAAAATTGCAAGTACACCATTAGTGACCCAAGCGACCATTTCGAAGTCGACATCTGATCCCTATGTGGACAAATTGGCTTATGGCATAGTAAACGACAGTGAAATGACGATCACGCCGACAGACAATAAAGGTAAAGCAGTACAGTTACCACACTATGCAGTCGCATCGATTACGGGTGAAAATAAAACGACGTACCGCATTGAAGTGGATGGCAAAAGTTATAAAGCAAACAAAGATAAATTCCTTTATTTAAATCCAGCAGCACTTTATAAAGAAGTCGATCGCAAACAGTTAGAACCTTATATGAAAGATAACTATATTAACTATGTTGATTACTTTAACAGTGCACTCCATAAATCGCATAAAAAGGTGAATGAAACACTTGTGCCAGAACATGAACAACGATTTGTAGAACCGATTGTCGAACAGCCGATTTCAATGTTGTTTGATGACCGCGATCATTTAATCGGCTTTACATTTCCAATTGTGAAGCAAGACAAATTTAAAGATGAATTTAATATTAAAACCGATATTTGGATGAGCAAAACAGATTCAGGTTATTTCATTGCCGATCTTAAACATTCCAAATGGATTTATATCGAATTGTAG
- a CDS encoding SE1561 family protein, with the protein MKEPQTMNQVKERLSQFLEEIEHADPNEVDVADIDEWIHLLDQLEAKVNQLRK; encoded by the coding sequence ATGAAAGAGCCACAAACTATGAATCAAGTGAAAGAGAGACTTTCTCAATTTTTAGAAGAGATTGAACATGCGGATCCGAACGAGGTGGATGTCGCGGATATCGACGAATGGATTCACTTATTAGACCAACTTGAAGCGAAAGTGAATCAATTACGTAAATAA
- a CDS encoding teichoic acid translocation permease, translating into MSVLENLIHFFHNRTRLFRHSKYRLQKHRKWTALTFLIAFSLMVLTAIAFQFLDIVEVTQATFDYRLTGLVAFGVIWVAIYIHYRFFPRDYYVTRHFNMSPFFHIVLSSVMHTVILTVLMTVMAWLKPLNTDTTWVGVFFYSAMSFVFIVIMSFLLGLVYVLYPKLDRFFTLIMILAFLLVPILYIPPNSNGWVTHIMMLNPMYYLVNGMQQAVIVGHEALNHLGYHLYFMCFIGLMIVFCYALKDYVSQLRPNEHLQSKVQEEKAE; encoded by the coding sequence ATGAGTGTGTTAGAAAACTTAATTCATTTTTTCCATAATCGAACGAGATTGTTTAGACACAGTAAATATCGCCTTCAAAAACATCGCAAATGGACAGCATTAACTTTTTTAATCGCATTCAGTTTAATGGTTTTAACAGCAATCGCTTTTCAATTTTTAGATATCGTGGAAGTGACACAAGCGACCTTTGATTATCGACTGACAGGACTCGTCGCTTTTGGCGTTATATGGGTTGCGATTTATATCCATTACCGCTTCTTTCCTAGAGATTATTATGTGACGCGTCACTTTAATATGAGCCCATTTTTCCATATTGTCTTGTCGAGCGTTATGCATACCGTTATATTAACAGTTTTAATGACTGTCATGGCTTGGTTAAAACCGTTGAATACCGATACGACGTGGGTAGGCGTTTTCTTTTATAGTGCGATGTCGTTTGTTTTTATCGTCATCATGTCATTTTTACTTGGTTTAGTGTATGTACTCTATCCAAAACTAGACCGCTTTTTTACATTGATTATGATTTTGGCGTTTTTACTCGTGCCTATTCTATATATTCCACCTAATAGTAACGGCTGGGTGACTCATATCATGATGTTGAACCCGATGTATTATCTAGTCAATGGCATGCAACAAGCTGTCATCGTTGGCCATGAAGCTCTGAATCATCTCGGTTATCATCTTTATTTCATGTGCTTCATCGGATTAATGATTGTCTTCTGTTATGCATTAAAAGATTATGTCTCACAATTAAGACCAAATGAACACCTTCAATCAAAAGTACAAGAAGAAAAAGCCGAATAA
- a CDS encoding YfhH family protein yields MIEKRLSDMDRQEILHVIQMSKEKMRKAEMNGIMNEYDVYANKVVIAESYLIDTNEIELGKIYRLKDGTGNYFKVERLKGVFAWGYRINGAEAEEGLPISLLQI; encoded by the coding sequence ATGATTGAAAAACGTTTAAGCGACATGGATAGACAAGAAATTTTACATGTCATCCAGATGAGCAAAGAGAAAATGCGAAAAGCTGAAATGAACGGCATCATGAATGAATATGATGTTTATGCGAATAAAGTAGTCATTGCAGAAAGTTATTTAATCGACACAAATGAAATTGAACTTGGTAAAATTTATCGCCTTAAAGATGGGACGGGAAATTATTTTAAAGTCGAACGTCTCAAAGGGGTATTCGCATGGGGCTACCGTATTAATGGGGCGGAAGCTGAAGAAGGTTTACCAATTTCATTATTACAAATATAG
- a CDS encoding type 1 glutamine amidotransferase domain-containing protein, translating to MMAKVAVLLADEFEDVEFTSPKEALEEAGHETVVIGTTANAEVVGKHGTKVTVDVSIADAKPEDYDGLLLPGGFSPDLLRGDAEQRFGTFAKYFLKEDLPSFAICHGPQILIDTDELKGRTLTAVLNVRKDLSNAGANVVDESVVVDKKLVTSRTPDDLDDFNREIVNQFK from the coding sequence ATTATGGCAAAAGTAGCTGTATTATTAGCAGACGAATTTGAAGATGTTGAATTCACTAGCCCCAAAGAAGCACTTGAAGAAGCGGGCCATGAAACGGTAGTCATTGGTACAACTGCCAATGCTGAAGTTGTAGGTAAACACGGGACTAAAGTGACTGTGGATGTATCTATTGCTGATGCAAAACCAGAAGATTATGATGGTTTATTATTACCAGGTGGATTCTCACCAGATTTATTACGTGGTGATGCAGAACAAAGATTTGGTACTTTCGCGAAATATTTCTTAAAAGAAGATTTACCATCATTCGCTATTTGCCACGGACCACAAATTTTAATCGACACTGACGAGTTAAAAGGTCGTACTTTAACTGCTGTGCTTAATGTACGTAAAGACTTATCTAACGCAGGTGCAAACGTTGTTGACGAATCTGTTGTTGTTGATAAAAAATTAGTAACAAGTCGTACACCTGATGACTTAGATGACTTTAATAGAGAAATTGTAAATCAATTTAAATAA
- a CDS encoding acyl-CoA thioesterase, whose translation MAKIDKKAMQDSKVYKSRQVFPQDTNHLGTLFGGTMMANIDEIAAICAMKHANQTVVTASTDSVDFLKPIRNGDILTYIAMVSYSGSSSMEVCVQILIEDIPNNKQELAALSFLTFVALDDDGKPTKVPAVYPETEAEKWFHETAEARVARRKARRQESKQTLQFISELEFKQ comes from the coding sequence ATGGCAAAAATAGATAAAAAAGCGATGCAAGATTCGAAAGTATATAAATCGAGACAAGTATTTCCACAAGATACTAATCATCTCGGGACGTTGTTCGGTGGTACAATGATGGCGAATATTGATGAAATTGCGGCAATTTGTGCAATGAAACATGCGAATCAAACTGTCGTGACGGCTTCTACAGATTCAGTAGACTTTTTAAAACCGATTCGTAATGGCGACATTTTAACGTATATTGCGATGGTTTCGTATTCAGGCAGTTCATCAATGGAAGTTTGTGTTCAAATTTTAATTGAAGATATTCCGAACAATAAGCAGGAGTTAGCAGCACTCAGTTTTCTAACTTTTGTCGCATTAGATGATGATGGCAAGCCAACAAAAGTGCCTGCAGTATATCCTGAAACGGAAGCAGAAAAATGGTTTCACGAAACAGCTGAAGCCCGCGTAGCACGTCGAAAAGCAAGACGTCAAGAAAGTAAACAAACACTGCAATTTATTTCAGAATTAGAATTTAAGCAATAA
- the yfkAB gene encoding radical SAM/CxCxxxxC motif protein YfkAB — MLTTQKEPISIFNDPWEPYTDIEQYGQLTLSNVEFTTTNLCNMRCSHCAVGYTLQTKDPDTLPMSLILQRLDEIPTLRTISITGGEPMFSKKSIREVVKPLLKYAYQRGIYVQLNSNLTLPLDRYLDIAEYIDVLHISHNWGTIDTFTEVGFGAMEKQPPLKAKLKLYEQMVSNAHTLSEQGMFVSAETMLNKSTYPHLTAIHREVVNDMKCQRHEIHPMYPADFASQLEVLDLKTMKAAISHLLDVRDPNTWMLFGTLPIFPCLQDEADAKLRQKLKQAPNVTMRNDPDGRSRLNVNVFTGNVIVTDFGDETGTISNIRHDQLTDVFQRWLDSPLAQAINCHCPTFECLGPNILVKNMYYPNVDFKAQEAKMHTLFNQ; from the coding sequence ATGTTAACGACCCAAAAGGAGCCTATTTCAATATTTAATGACCCGTGGGAGCCTTATACAGATATAGAACAATACGGTCAATTGACGCTGAGCAACGTTGAATTTACGACAACGAATTTGTGTAATATGCGTTGTAGTCATTGTGCTGTGGGCTATACATTGCAGACGAAAGACCCCGATACATTACCGATGTCATTAATTTTACAACGTTTAGATGAAATTCCAACGTTACGTACGATTTCTATTACGGGTGGCGAGCCCATGTTTTCAAAAAAATCAATTCGTGAAGTAGTTAAACCATTATTAAAGTACGCTTATCAACGTGGTATATATGTCCAATTGAATTCGAATTTAACTTTACCGTTAGACCGTTATTTGGACATTGCAGAATATATTGATGTGCTTCATATTTCACACAATTGGGGCACGATTGATACCTTTACTGAAGTCGGTTTTGGTGCGATGGAAAAGCAACCACCATTAAAAGCGAAATTGAAATTGTATGAACAAATGGTTTCAAACGCGCATACTTTAAGTGAGCAAGGCATGTTCGTCTCAGCAGAAACGATGTTAAACAAAAGTACCTATCCACATCTCACGGCTATTCATCGCGAAGTCGTGAATGATATGAAATGTCAACGTCATGAAATTCATCCGATGTACCCTGCTGATTTTGCGAGCCAATTGGAAGTGCTCGATTTGAAAACGATGAAAGCAGCCATTTCACATTTATTAGATGTCCGTGATCCAAATACGTGGATGTTGTTTGGAACATTGCCGATATTCCCTTGTTTGCAAGACGAAGCAGACGCGAAGTTACGTCAAAAGTTAAAACAGGCACCGAATGTAACGATGCGTAATGACCCTGATGGTCGCAGTCGTTTAAATGTGAATGTGTTTACAGGAAACGTCATTGTGACAGACTTTGGTGATGAAACAGGTACAATTTCTAATATTCGTCATGATCAATTGACGGATGTCTTCCAAAGATGGTTGGACAGTCCGTTAGCTCAGGCGATTAATTGTCATTGTCCAACATTTGAATGTCTTGGACCGAACATTCTTGTTAAAAATATGTATTATCCCAATGTTGATTTCAAGGCTCAAGAAGCAAAAATGCACACCCTTTTTAATCAATAA
- the recX gene encoding recombination regulator RecX, translated as MSKITKIEVQKNNHERFNIYIDNEFALGISIDTLVAFNIKKGDELDTAELKALAQREHQQQANNHAIQYLSYRKRTRKEIATQLRKEGYEEDIIHEAIAYCERLKLIDHRDYMISLKNTMLRTTDKGPEVFRKKLYQAGIEADLIEEGVRRYEAEQPFDSIVEIGQKIMNQKKGPASKVRVKVQQSLQQKGFTLDTIFKVMDALDFTQDPETVDNLLQRDLEKVYNKYQKKYEGKPLYMKTVEALLRKGYPYDDIQRKLTESGIEHD; from the coding sequence ATGTCAAAAATTACTAAAATTGAAGTGCAAAAAAATAACCACGAACGTTTTAACATTTATATTGATAATGAATTTGCGCTCGGCATTTCAATAGATACGTTAGTAGCATTTAATATTAAAAAAGGCGATGAACTGGACACAGCTGAACTTAAAGCATTGGCCCAACGTGAGCATCAACAACAAGCGAATAATCATGCCATTCAATATTTGTCCTATCGCAAAAGAACACGTAAAGAAATTGCGACACAGTTAAGAAAAGAAGGCTATGAAGAAGACATCATTCATGAAGCGATTGCCTATTGTGAGCGGCTTAAACTCATTGATCACCGTGATTATATGATCAGTTTAAAAAACACGATGCTGCGTACGACGGATAAAGGACCGGAAGTATTTCGTAAAAAGTTGTATCAAGCAGGAATTGAAGCGGATTTAATAGAAGAAGGTGTTCGTCGATACGAAGCGGAACAACCATTCGACAGCATTGTAGAGATTGGTCAAAAAATAATGAATCAGAAAAAGGGACCTGCCTCAAAAGTACGCGTGAAAGTACAACAATCTTTACAACAAAAAGGATTCACCCTCGACACGATATTTAAAGTGATGGATGCATTGGATTTTACACAAGACCCAGAAACTGTGGATAATTTATTGCAACGTGATTTAGAGAAAGTCTATAATAAATATCAGAAGAAATATGAAGGAAAGCCTTTATATATGAAAACGGTTGAGGCATTATTAAGAAAAGGGTATCCGTATGACGATATCCAACGAAAACTGACAGAAAGTGGTATTGAGCATGATTGA